The Corynebacterium comes genome window below encodes:
- a CDS encoding DUF4193 domain-containing protein yields the protein MATDYDAPRRRAEDELDTDSLEGLKAAESQSPGIDDDGDIVEPFDLPAVDLSGEELNVTVVPKQADEFTCSVCFLVQRLNRRSHIEPDGSEVCLDCA from the coding sequence ATGGCCACCGATTACGACGCACCGCGCCGCCGGGCAGAGGACGAACTGGACACTGATTCCCTCGAGGGCCTGAAGGCCGCCGAGAGCCAGAGCCCCGGCATCGATGACGACGGCGACATCGTCGAGCCCTTCGATCTGCCGGCAGTGGACCTCTCCGGCGAGGAACTCAATGTCACCGTCGTTCCCAAGCAGGCCGACGAGTTCACCTGCTCCGTCTGCTTCCTGGTTCAGCGACTCAACCGCCGTTCCCATATCGAGCCCGACGGTTCGGAGGTATGCCTGGACTGCGCCTAG
- the dut gene encoding dUTP diphosphatase: MSEFSPVRIKRLDKDLPLPARAHRGDAGADLYSAEDLTLAPGERRLVGTGVALALPLGTVGLIHPRSGLAAKQGLSIVNAPGTVDADYRGEIKVSLINLDPATPIEISRGMRIAQLVIQKVELVDFEEVEDLDETVRGAGGHGSTGVS, from the coding sequence ATGAGCGAATTCAGTCCCGTGCGCATCAAGCGACTCGACAAGGACCTGCCCCTGCCCGCCCGTGCCCACCGCGGTGACGCGGGCGCCGACCTCTACTCCGCCGAGGACCTGACCCTGGCGCCGGGGGAACGCCGGCTCGTCGGCACCGGCGTGGCCCTGGCGCTGCCGCTGGGCACGGTCGGGCTCATCCACCCGCGTTCGGGCCTGGCTGCGAAGCAGGGCCTGAGCATCGTCAACGCGCCCGGCACCGTGGACGCGGACTACCGGGGGGAGATCAAGGTCTCCCTGATCAATCTCGACCCCGCCACGCCGATCGAGATCAGCCGGGGCATGCGCATCGCCCAGCTGGTGATCCAGAAGGTGGAGCTGGTCGACTTCGAGGAGGTCGAGGACCTCGACGAGACCGTCCGGGGAGCCGGCGGTCATGGCTCCACCGGAGTCTCCTGA
- a CDS encoding class I SAM-dependent RNA methyltransferase, producing the protein MTELERDQTRELTITRMAHGGEGIAELDGRVVFVRGAYPGDVVDATITQVKKRFARAELDHVSTPGPLRVDQSCPAAAAGAGCCDFGDLDPAQETGLKADILIGQLTRLGRVADVPTPELINLEPARGWRTRVRLGVDKQGRAGFRARSSHDVVHIPCTQVVPGLLDGLVGENARLFTPGAEVVAVLDSEGVRHVVETRKAPRGRRVEKVTDVLEGTGTVTERADDHTFRFPATAFWQAHVKAPDAYTGVIRRWFSDLGASENKVGWDLYGGVGLFVPALADSLGEGATIHSVDYSPAAAELTQDSLEPYGLKVHDALVEKSIETLPTPRVVVLDPPRTGAGDEVVAGVAKKQPERIIHIGCDPATFSRDVAAWGENGYRIARLAVINAFPGTHHFEVIAELTRP; encoded by the coding sequence GTGACCGAACTCGAACGGGATCAGACCCGGGAACTCACCATCACCCGGATGGCCCACGGTGGCGAGGGCATCGCAGAACTCGACGGCCGCGTCGTCTTCGTCAGGGGCGCATACCCGGGCGACGTCGTCGACGCCACCATCACACAGGTGAAGAAGCGCTTCGCCCGCGCCGAACTCGACCACGTGTCCACGCCGGGCCCGCTCCGCGTCGACCAGTCCTGCCCGGCCGCGGCAGCCGGCGCCGGCTGCTGCGACTTCGGCGACCTCGACCCCGCCCAGGAGACCGGCCTCAAGGCGGACATCCTGATCGGCCAGCTCACCCGTCTGGGCCGGGTGGCGGACGTGCCCACCCCGGAACTGATCAACCTGGAGCCCGCGCGCGGTTGGCGTACGCGGGTGCGGCTCGGCGTGGATAAGCAGGGACGCGCAGGCTTCCGGGCCCGCTCCTCGCACGACGTCGTCCACATCCCCTGCACCCAGGTCGTGCCGGGACTCCTCGACGGCCTCGTGGGGGAGAACGCACGCCTGTTCACCCCGGGCGCCGAGGTCGTCGCCGTGCTGGATTCCGAGGGTGTCCGCCACGTGGTGGAGACTCGTAAGGCACCCCGCGGCCGCCGCGTGGAGAAGGTCACCGACGTCCTCGAGGGCACCGGAACCGTCACCGAGCGCGCCGATGACCACACGTTCCGCTTCCCCGCCACCGCCTTCTGGCAGGCGCACGTGAAGGCCCCCGACGCGTACACCGGCGTGATCCGTCGGTGGTTCAGCGACCTGGGTGCCTCCGAGAACAAGGTCGGCTGGGACCTCTACGGCGGAGTCGGCCTGTTCGTCCCCGCCCTGGCCGACTCCCTCGGCGAGGGAGCCACCATCCACTCCGTCGACTACTCCCCGGCGGCCGCCGAGCTCACCCAGGATTCTCTGGAGCCCTACGGACTCAAGGTGCACGACGCCCTGGTGGAGAAGTCAATCGAGACGCTGCCCACCCCCCGCGTCGTGGTGCTGGATCCGCCCCGGACGGGTGCGGGCGACGAGGTGGTCGCGGGCGTCGCGAAGAAGCAGCCGGAGCGGATCATCCACATCGGCTGTGACCCCGCGACCTTCTCCCGTGACGTCGCCGCCTGGGGTGAGAACGGCTACCGCATCGCGCGCCTGGCCGTCATCAACGCTTTCCCCGGCACCCACCATTTCGAGGTCATCGCTGAGCTCACGCGCCCGTAA
- a CDS encoding inositol monophosphatase family protein — protein sequence MTSHDPVELRSIAIDVATSAAERILAKRAELAGHGDIRQFATTKSSAEDPVTIVDTLAEDFIADRLATLRPADGIIGEEGSERASESGVSWLVDPIDGTVNFLYGLPEYAVSVAAAVDGEVIAGVVVNVPRGAVYSAALGHGATVSRDGEVHTLHCTAAADPALALVATGFSYSAHWRGQQAELLTRLLPRVRDIRRMGAAALDFCRVAEGTVDAFYEHGLHCWDFAAGSLIAREAGAVVHTPRLSTPGSAGEPVSVAAGPLAPQWAELLESVGAWHSLKR from the coding sequence ATGACTTCACATGATCCTGTCGAGCTCCGTTCCATCGCGATCGACGTCGCCACCTCCGCGGCTGAGCGCATCCTGGCCAAGCGGGCCGAGCTGGCCGGGCACGGGGACATCCGCCAGTTCGCCACCACCAAATCCTCGGCGGAGGACCCGGTGACGATCGTGGACACCCTCGCGGAGGACTTCATCGCCGACAGGCTCGCCACGCTGCGGCCCGCGGACGGGATCATCGGGGAGGAGGGGAGCGAGAGGGCGTCGGAAAGCGGCGTGTCCTGGTTGGTCGACCCCATCGACGGGACGGTCAACTTCCTCTACGGGCTGCCCGAGTATGCGGTGTCCGTCGCCGCGGCCGTCGACGGCGAGGTCATCGCGGGTGTGGTGGTCAACGTGCCGCGTGGTGCGGTGTATTCGGCGGCGCTCGGGCACGGCGCGACCGTGTCCCGGGACGGCGAGGTGCACACGCTGCACTGCACGGCTGCCGCCGATCCCGCGCTCGCGCTGGTGGCGACCGGTTTCTCCTACTCCGCCCACTGGCGCGGGCAGCAGGCCGAACTGCTCACCCGGCTGTTGCCCAGGGTCCGTGACATCCGCCGCATGGGCGCCGCGGCCCTCGACTTCTGTCGCGTCGCCGAAGGCACCGTCGACGCCTTCTACGAGCACGGCCTGCACTGCTGGGACTTCGCGGCCGGGTCGCTCATTGCGCGGGAGGCCGGCGCCGTCGTGCACACCCCCCGCTTATCGACGCCCGGTTCCGCCGGCGAGCCCGTCTCTGTCGCCGCAGGCCCACTTGCCCCGCAATGGGCGGAACTGCTGGAATCCGTTGGTGCGTGGCATTCGTTGAAACGCTAG
- a CDS encoding DUF3710 domain-containing protein: protein MALWPFGKNKDAQPADGPHSAAEPTSTYSDAPPEVPADVATPAHDAIHGDTGPFDGDAVDIADFDFSDFSQGVLDLGSMKIALPRNSQVQVEMGEQGPKMIHIVTEFGRITPVAFAAPRSAGQWAESTEQISQGMIGDGLTVDIEQGPWGAEVVGLGEHGVIRVIGAEGPRWMLRMTTTAPHEKAEGLRELAREITARTFVYRGEDPVLAGNSLPVVLPQQLVAQVQQAVQQRAQDLRRAEAQQSVQQPVQAQQAARSEEEQSIDDTARALRDLADGSGTDTTQK from the coding sequence ATGGCACTGTGGCCATTCGGCAAAAATAAGGACGCCCAGCCGGCAGACGGCCCGCATTCCGCCGCTGAGCCGACGTCGACCTACAGCGATGCACCGCCGGAGGTGCCCGCGGACGTCGCTACGCCCGCGCACGACGCCATCCACGGCGACACCGGCCCGTTCGACGGTGACGCCGTGGACATCGCAGACTTCGATTTCTCGGACTTCTCCCAGGGCGTCCTCGACCTCGGCTCCATGAAGATTGCGCTGCCGCGCAACTCCCAGGTGCAGGTGGAGATGGGGGAGCAAGGCCCGAAGATGATCCACATCGTCACCGAGTTCGGCCGCATCACCCCGGTCGCCTTCGCCGCACCGAGATCGGCCGGCCAGTGGGCGGAGTCGACGGAGCAGATCTCCCAGGGCATGATCGGCGACGGCCTGACCGTCGACATCGAGCAGGGCCCGTGGGGCGCCGAGGTCGTCGGCCTGGGCGAGCACGGCGTCATCCGCGTCATCGGTGCGGAGGGGCCCCGCTGGATGCTGCGCATGACCACCACGGCCCCGCACGAGAAGGCCGAGGGACTGCGTGAACTCGCCCGCGAGATCACCGCCCGCACCTTCGTCTACCGCGGCGAGGACCCGGTTCTCGCCGGCAACTCACTGCCGGTCGTCCTACCGCAGCAGCTTGTCGCACAGGTTCAGCAGGCAGTGCAGCAACGCGCCCAGGACCTCCGACGGGCAGAAGCCCAGCAGTCGGTCCAGCAGCCGGTCCAGGCGCAGCAGGCCGCCCGGTCCGAGGAAGAACAGTCCATCGATGACACCGCCCGGGCCCTCCGCGACCTCGCGGACGGCTCGGGGACAGACACCACGCAGAAGTAG
- a CDS encoding DUF3093 domain-containing protein, producing MSDTGSADSASSPRTLYRERQWVPLYWWFMALFLVALTSLQFYLNRDIWWFIIPMTVLSAVAAWILLSWSSTVLTVEQDPDGTRWLSVKSANLPHKVVSRSLAVPSTAKRNAMGRQLDPAAFVVSHGWIPEMVMLVLDDPEDSTPYWLVSTRNPEALLEAFLPEQTDSSLSKYRP from the coding sequence GTGAGTGACACAGGTTCCGCTGATTCTGCCTCTTCCCCCCGCACGCTCTACCGCGAGCGTCAGTGGGTGCCCCTCTACTGGTGGTTCATGGCGTTGTTCCTCGTGGCGTTGACGTCTCTGCAGTTCTACCTCAACCGCGACATCTGGTGGTTCATCATCCCGATGACCGTCCTCTCCGCGGTCGCCGCGTGGATACTGCTGAGCTGGTCCTCCACGGTGCTCACCGTCGAACAGGATCCGGACGGCACCCGCTGGCTGTCGGTGAAATCAGCCAACCTGCCGCACAAAGTGGTGTCGCGTTCCCTGGCGGTGCCCTCCACCGCGAAGCGCAACGCGATGGGCAGGCAGCTGGACCCCGCGGCCTTCGTCGTGTCGCACGGCTGGATCCCTGAAATGGTGATGCTGGTGCTCGATGACCCCGAGGACTCCACCCCTTATTGGCTCGTGAGCACGCGTAACCCTGAGGCCCTGCTCGAAGCGTTCCTGCCGGAGCAGACCGACTCCTCCCTGTCGAAGTACCGGCCCTAA
- a CDS encoding RNA polymerase sigma factor gives MAATDSSGNAATDNTETTAASAADTPVKKAAKKVAKKTARKVVKKTVRKAVKATTGTAVKKTAKKTVRKATKATTKVATEVDELKVGEVETEEVEPEEVEFDEVTLEEEELGEVELGAVAEVEEEDEEEEDEGASVWDEDESAALRQARKDAELTASADSVRAYLKQIGKVALLNAEQEVSLAKRIEAGLYAQHRMEQMEDAFASGDKDAKLTPAVKRDLRAIARDGRKAKNHLLEANLRLVVSLAKRYTGRGMAFLDLIQEGNLGLIRAVEKFDYSKGYKFSTYATWWIRQAITRAMADQARTIRIPVHMVEVINKLGRIQRELLQDLGREPTPLELAKEMDITEEKVLEIQQYAREPISLDQTIGDEGDSQLGDFIEDSEAVVAVDAVSFTLLQDQLQDVLQTLSEREAGVVRLRFGLTDGMPRTLDEIGQVYGVTRERIRQIESKTMSKLRHPSRSQVLRDYLD, from the coding sequence GTGGCAGCCACCGATTCTTCAGGCAATGCAGCGACTGACAACACGGAGACGACCGCTGCGTCGGCCGCCGACACTCCGGTGAAGAAGGCCGCCAAGAAGGTGGCCAAGAAGACGGCCCGCAAGGTCGTCAAGAAAACCGTGCGCAAGGCGGTGAAGGCAACCACCGGCACCGCAGTCAAGAAGACCGCGAAGAAGACCGTGCGCAAGGCGACGAAGGCGACCACCAAGGTCGCGACCGAGGTCGACGAGCTGAAGGTCGGCGAGGTCGAGACGGAGGAGGTCGAGCCGGAGGAGGTCGAGTTCGACGAGGTCACCCTCGAGGAGGAGGAACTCGGCGAGGTCGAGCTTGGTGCGGTCGCCGAGGTCGAGGAGGAGGACGAGGAGGAAGAGGACGAAGGCGCCTCCGTCTGGGATGAGGACGAGTCCGCCGCCCTGCGCCAGGCGCGCAAGGACGCTGAGCTCACCGCCTCCGCGGACTCCGTCCGCGCCTATCTCAAGCAGATCGGCAAGGTCGCCCTGCTCAATGCCGAGCAGGAGGTGTCCCTGGCCAAGCGCATCGAGGCAGGCCTCTACGCGCAGCACCGCATGGAGCAGATGGAGGACGCATTCGCCTCCGGCGACAAGGACGCGAAGCTGACCCCCGCCGTCAAGCGTGACCTGCGTGCCATCGCCCGCGACGGCCGGAAGGCCAAGAACCACCTGCTGGAGGCCAACCTCCGACTCGTGGTGTCCCTGGCCAAGCGCTACACGGGCCGCGGCATGGCTTTCCTGGACCTCATCCAGGAAGGAAACCTCGGTCTGATTCGCGCCGTAGAGAAGTTCGACTACTCCAAGGGCTACAAGTTCTCCACGTACGCCACCTGGTGGATCCGTCAGGCCATCACCCGGGCCATGGCCGATCAGGCCCGCACCATCCGCATCCCGGTGCACATGGTCGAGGTCATCAACAAGCTGGGCCGGATCCAGCGCGAGCTCCTCCAGGATCTCGGGCGCGAGCCCACCCCGCTGGAGCTGGCCAAGGAGATGGACATCACCGAGGAGAAGGTCCTCGAGATCCAGCAGTACGCCCGTGAGCCGATCTCCCTGGACCAGACCATCGGCGACGAGGGTGACTCCCAGCTCGGTGACTTCATCGAGGACTCCGAGGCTGTCGTGGCCGTCGACGCCGTCTCCTTCACCCTCCTGCAGGACCAGCTGCAGGATGTCCTGCAGACCCTGTCCGAGCGTGAGGCCGGCGTCGTTCGTCTGCGCTTCGGCCTGACCGACGGCATGCCGCGCACGCTCGACGAGATCGGCCAGGTCTACGGCGTCACTCGTGAGCGCATCCGTCAGATCGAGTCGAAGACGATGTCCAAGCTGCGTCACCCCTCGCGCTCGCAGGTCCTGCGCGACTACCTGGACTAG
- a CDS encoding HRDC domain-containing protein, which produces MAHDLTTPRDGIPPVLSTPASFREAAAALASGQGPLAIDTERASGFRYDDRAFLVQIRRRDVGTFLLDPEGHRTEFTAALAPVLNGQDWILHAAPSDLPSLAWLGLYPGSLFDTELGGRLAGLDHVNLAAMTELLLDVRLAKGHGAEDWSQRPLPANWLAYAALDVELLLELGDTMAEILDNQGKLDWASEEFEYIRNTHSTITGPAEATWRSVRGVASLTRPEQLAVARELWMIRESIAVEEDRAVSRILPNKVLIEIARLLPRTARELVRVKGFRRSEVRFWGEIIQRALESDPRTWPTRDRPPRGLPSRQTWAAEHPDSWERFSNARTLLDDLSADLAIPVENILKPAVLRTVAWGATVGREIRSPLDLPDVLRDYQARNWQVELTAPILTETLFR; this is translated from the coding sequence ATGGCGCACGATCTCACCACCCCCCGCGACGGTATTCCTCCCGTCCTCTCCACGCCCGCCTCCTTCCGGGAGGCCGCCGCCGCGCTGGCCTCCGGGCAGGGGCCCCTGGCGATAGACACCGAACGCGCCTCCGGCTTCCGTTACGACGACCGCGCTTTCCTCGTCCAGATCCGCCGCCGCGACGTCGGCACCTTCCTCCTCGACCCGGAGGGCCACCGCACGGAATTCACCGCGGCACTGGCACCCGTCCTCAACGGCCAGGACTGGATACTCCACGCCGCCCCCTCCGACCTCCCGTCGCTGGCGTGGCTGGGCCTCTACCCCGGCTCGCTCTTCGACACCGAACTCGGCGGCCGCCTCGCGGGCCTCGACCACGTCAACCTCGCCGCCATGACCGAGCTGCTACTCGACGTCCGCCTCGCCAAAGGCCACGGCGCCGAGGACTGGTCCCAGCGCCCCCTGCCCGCCAACTGGCTCGCCTACGCCGCACTCGACGTCGAACTCCTCCTGGAACTCGGCGACACCATGGCTGAAATCCTGGACAACCAGGGCAAACTCGACTGGGCCTCCGAGGAGTTCGAATACATCCGCAACACCCACTCCACCATCACCGGCCCCGCCGAAGCCACCTGGCGCTCGGTACGCGGGGTGGCCTCGCTGACCCGGCCCGAACAGCTCGCCGTCGCCCGTGAACTGTGGATGATCCGGGAGTCCATCGCCGTGGAGGAGGACCGCGCCGTCTCCCGCATCCTGCCCAACAAGGTGCTCATCGAGATCGCCCGCCTCCTGCCACGCACCGCCCGCGAACTCGTCCGCGTGAAGGGTTTCCGCCGTAGCGAAGTCCGCTTCTGGGGTGAGATCATCCAACGCGCGCTGGAGTCCGACCCCCGCACCTGGCCCACCCGCGACCGCCCACCCCGCGGCCTGCCCTCACGCCAGACCTGGGCCGCCGAGCACCCCGATTCCTGGGAACGCTTCTCCAACGCCCGCACGCTCCTCGACGATCTCTCCGCCGACCTGGCCATCCCCGTCGAGAACATCCTCAAACCTGCCGTCCTGCGCACCGTCGCCTGGGGCGCGACCGTCGGCCGCGAGATCCGCTCGCCCCTCGATCTTCCCGATGTCCTGCGCGACTACCAGGCCCGCAACTGGCAGGTTGAACTGACCGCCCCGATCCTGACGGAGACGCTCTTCCGCTAG
- a CDS encoding hexameric tyrosine-coordinated heme protein, protein MALVPNNSLLTDTPEQGRELAIMLARKTIGAIQPDARVRETLRPGYATNADSLVMAGHVVAIEFATVAAANNYWRD, encoded by the coding sequence ATGGCGCTTGTGCCCAACAACTCCCTCCTCACGGACACTCCCGAGCAGGGCCGCGAGCTGGCCATCATGCTGGCGAGGAAGACGATCGGGGCGATCCAGCCCGACGCCCGGGTCCGGGAGACCCTGAGGCCGGGTTACGCCACCAACGCGGATTCCCTGGTCATGGCGGGACATGTCGTGGCCATCGAGTTCGCCACTGTCGCCGCAGCCAACAACTACTGGCGCGACTAG
- the dxs gene encoding 1-deoxy-D-xylulose-5-phosphate synthase, with amino-acid sequence MGTLSGLSSPADLKALSVEQLEELADEIRQLLVQKVSATGGHLGPNLGVVELTIALHRIFDSPDDPIIFDTSHQSYVHKIITGRAGKFDTLRQKGGISGYTARGESEHDWTESSHASASLSYADGLAKGFQLTGRKDRNVVAVVGDGALTGGMCWEALNNIASGKDRNVVIVVNDNGRSYSPTIGGLADNLAHLRMERSYDEIMEHGRKTLKSMGWVGERAFEALAAFKEGVKSQIIPTEMFPELGMKYVGPVKGHDLKSLLHALTYARNYEGPIIVHAVTEKGHGYAPAVNDVADQMHATGIMDPVTGVALSTAKPDWTSVFTSEVLAAAESRDDVVAITAAMAGPTGLAAFAEQYPSRFFDVGIAEQHAVTSAAGLALAGMHPVVAIYSTFLNRAFDQLLMDVALLDLPVTFVLDRSGVTGSDGASHNGVWDMALTTIVPGIRIAAPRDGAQLRELFREALDVSTGPTVVRYPKGALPQERQELMRLEDGVDILHYSDTDSSLLDVLIVAVGSFASLALSVAPRLEELGLNLTVVDPRWIAPVQASLIGLADDHDLVVVLEDGVIRGGVGSLISEALSAAEVDTPVRRLGFPSVFPLHSTRSELLAEVGLDADGVVDSIAGWLDGLMFDADEAGA; translated from the coding sequence ATGGGTACTCTCAGTGGACTGTCGTCGCCAGCCGACCTGAAGGCGCTGTCAGTGGAGCAGCTCGAGGAACTCGCGGATGAGATCCGGCAGCTCCTCGTACAGAAGGTCTCCGCGACCGGTGGCCACCTCGGGCCCAACCTCGGTGTCGTGGAGCTGACAATTGCGCTGCACCGGATATTCGACTCGCCCGACGACCCGATCATCTTCGACACCTCCCACCAGAGCTACGTCCACAAGATCATCACCGGGCGGGCCGGGAAGTTCGACACCCTCCGCCAGAAGGGCGGCATCTCCGGCTACACGGCGCGCGGCGAATCCGAGCATGACTGGACCGAGTCCTCCCACGCCTCGGCCTCCCTGTCCTACGCTGACGGACTGGCCAAGGGGTTCCAGCTCACCGGCCGGAAGGACCGCAACGTCGTGGCCGTCGTCGGCGATGGTGCGCTGACCGGCGGCATGTGCTGGGAGGCGTTGAACAACATCGCCTCCGGCAAGGACCGCAACGTGGTCATCGTGGTCAACGACAACGGTCGTTCCTACTCGCCGACCATCGGCGGCCTGGCGGACAACCTCGCCCACCTGCGCATGGAACGCTCCTACGACGAGATCATGGAGCACGGCCGGAAGACCCTCAAGTCCATGGGCTGGGTCGGGGAGCGCGCCTTCGAGGCCCTCGCGGCCTTCAAGGAGGGCGTGAAGTCCCAGATCATCCCCACCGAGATGTTCCCCGAGCTCGGCATGAAATACGTCGGTCCGGTCAAGGGCCACGACTTGAAATCTCTGCTTCATGCGCTCACGTACGCCAGGAACTACGAGGGTCCGATCATCGTCCACGCCGTCACCGAGAAGGGCCACGGCTATGCCCCGGCGGTCAACGACGTCGCCGATCAGATGCACGCCACCGGCATCATGGACCCGGTCACCGGCGTCGCCCTCTCCACGGCCAAACCCGACTGGACCAGCGTGTTCACCTCCGAGGTGCTCGCCGCCGCCGAGTCGCGCGACGACGTCGTGGCGATCACCGCCGCCATGGCCGGCCCGACCGGACTGGCGGCCTTCGCCGAGCAGTACCCCTCCCGCTTCTTCGACGTGGGCATCGCCGAGCAGCACGCCGTCACCTCGGCCGCAGGCCTGGCGCTCGCCGGCATGCACCCCGTCGTGGCGATCTACTCCACGTTCCTCAACCGTGCCTTCGACCAGCTCCTCATGGATGTGGCACTGCTGGACCTGCCCGTCACCTTCGTCCTCGACCGCTCCGGTGTGACCGGTTCGGACGGCGCCAGCCACAACGGCGTCTGGGACATGGCGCTGACCACCATCGTCCCCGGCATCCGTATCGCCGCACCCCGCGACGGCGCGCAGCTGCGGGAACTCTTCCGCGAGGCCCTCGACGTCTCCACCGGACCCACCGTCGTCCGTTACCCCAAGGGCGCCCTGCCGCAGGAGCGCCAGGAACTCATGCGTCTGGAGGATGGCGTGGATATCCTCCACTACTCCGACACCGATTCCTCGCTTCTCGACGTCCTCATCGTCGCCGTCGGTTCCTTCGCCTCCCTGGCGCTGTCCGTCGCACCCCGGCTGGAGGAGCTCGGCCTCAACCTCACCGTCGTCGACCCCCGCTGGATCGCACCGGTCCAGGCCTCCCTCATCGGGCTCGCCGACGACCACGACCTCGTCGTCGTCCTCGAGGACGGCGTCATCCGCGGAGGTGTGGGCTCCCTCATCTCCGAGGCACTGTCCGCCGCAGAAGTGGACACTCCCGTCCGCCGCCTGGGCTTCCCCTCCGTGTTTCCGCTCCACTCCACCCGCTCCGAACTTCTCGCCGAGGTCGGCCTCGACGCAGACGGCGTCGTCGACTCGATCGCGGGCTGGCTGGATGGCCTGATGTTCGATGCAGACGAGGCCGGGGCCTGA
- the ppgK gene encoding polyphosphate--glucose phosphotransferase, with translation MTNIGFGIDIGGSGIKGARVNMDDGEFVGDRIKIKTPQPATPEAVAATVAEILRTSEWSGPVGITLPSVIRGQVAQTAANIDPSWIGTDVHELFDRHLGGREISVLNDADAAGIAEVAFGDPRAREGSALFLTFGTGIGSALLIDGRLFPNSELGHMKIGRYEAEARASSAAKDRDELSFKKWAKRVSRVLKEYERLLNPGVIIVGGGISRDHERWVPLLSVDTPVFPARLRNRAGIVGAAMAVAAHLRP, from the coding sequence ATGACCAATATCGGCTTCGGTATCGACATCGGCGGCTCCGGCATCAAGGGCGCCCGCGTGAACATGGACGACGGCGAGTTCGTCGGCGACCGGATCAAGATCAAGACTCCGCAGCCCGCGACTCCGGAGGCCGTGGCTGCGACGGTCGCGGAGATCCTGCGCACCTCGGAATGGTCGGGCCCCGTGGGGATCACCCTGCCGTCGGTCATCCGTGGTCAGGTGGCGCAGACCGCCGCCAACATCGACCCCTCCTGGATCGGCACCGACGTCCATGAACTGTTCGACCGCCACCTCGGCGGGAGGGAGATCAGCGTGCTCAATGACGCGGACGCCGCCGGCATCGCCGAGGTGGCCTTCGGGGATCCGCGTGCCCGTGAGGGCTCCGCGCTCTTCCTCACCTTCGGCACAGGCATCGGTTCCGCCCTTCTCATCGACGGCAGACTGTTCCCCAACTCCGAGCTCGGGCACATGAAGATCGGCAGGTACGAGGCGGAGGCCCGTGCGTCCTCCGCTGCGAAGGACCGGGATGAGCTGAGCTTCAAGAAGTGGGCGAAGCGTGTCTCCCGGGTGCTCAAAGAATACGAGCGCCTGCTCAACCCGGGCGTGATCATCGTGGGCGGCGGAATTTCCCGGGACCACGAGCGATGGGTGCCACTCCTCAGCGTCGACACGCCGGTCTTCCCCGCCCGCCTCCGCAACCGTGCCGGCATCGTCGGAGCGGCCATGGCGGTGGCAGCACACCTGAGACCCTAG